One Pirellulales bacterium genomic window, TGAGCCAACCGCCAGTAAGAAGTGCGCAAAATGAGCGCACGATACGACCAACGGGCCAAGCGTCATGGCGTGAGAGTCAGCACATGAGAGCCACGAAGAGCATTCGCAGGCGATCGCCCGAACTCTTCCGAGGCAGGCGTGTGTCGTGCAGTAGCGATTCCTCACGCAACGTCACGAAGAATGATGCCGCGGAAGTCCGGTCAAACGTGGGCCCGAAGGCGCCGCGAAATTGACCACCCGGGGCTTTCGGCGCACAGCGAGATGCGCTGCGCAACGACGCAGGGAAGCTCGAGTAGCGCACCGTTCTCGCTAGCGCGCCGGAGCCGCGGGTAAGTGTCGCTTGCTTGCGGGAGTCGCAAAGACACTGCCTAAAATACGCCGCGACTTTGCAGGCAGATTGCCACGGAAAAGGAAATTTCAGCGGGCGCCCTTCAGCGACCGCAGCCCTACCAAGTGTTCGAACGGCTACTTCTTCTTAAAAGCGTCCTCGAACTTGAACGGCAAGATGTCCGGCACCACGCTCACTTCGGTCGTGAATTTGAACGGGTAACGGCCACCGCTGGGGTAGACCAACTCGACGAAGAACGCCGTGAATCCCTTGGCTGGCTTGGCGACGCGACCAGTGTAACTCCCAGGCTTATCTGCTGGCAGCGGTGTCGATGTCCAGGCCTTGCCGATCGTATCAACGCGGAAATCGCGCGCGTCGGGGTTCGTGGCCTGCCACAGATTCACCTGCTGCGGAGTTTCAGGCGCGGCAACAATCAGCGTACCGTCCTTGTCTTTCGTCCAGGTGAATTGCGGCCGCGGACGCTTGCTGAGGATCGCCTGATAGAACGCTTCGAGGCTTTCCCGCGCATCGCTTCCCTCGAGATTGTGCTTCGCATTCGGGACGTAACGCAGATGCTTCTCTTCGGGAAGCTCCGCGTAATAGAACTGTGAATTGTCCGGCAGGAAGAACTGATCGCCCGAGGCATTGATCAAATACTTGGGAATCTTCAGCCGGGCACGATCACGATAGTTATAGGGATCCTCGATTTGCAGCACTTCGCGATATTCGGGCGTGCCGACTTTGTCGGGAAAGACCTTGTGGCGGACGTAATCCCCCAGCGCCGGCGAGAAGAAACCGTACGCCTCGTAATGGTGACGAGTGATGACCTCGGAATTCAGGGCGTCGATCACCAGCGGAATGATGGCAACCACGCGATTGTCCATCGCGCCCACGAGCCAGGTCGTCCAACCGCGCTTCGAGCCACCGGCGACGACGAAGTGCTCGACCTTTTGCTTGCCTCCTTCGTCGGAGGCCAGGAATTGTTGTACGGCGTCCATCGCGCGGATGCCGCTTTTGACCATCGCCAGCCGCACCAGCCACGTCTCGTCGTGGGTGTTGATGTACTTGATGCGCGTATAGGCAATCAGGTCATCCTCGGATCGGCCGGCTTCTTTCGAGTCGGCGAAGAACAGCGGCTGATTCGGCACTTGCCCTAGCTCGGCCACCACGGTGTTGGTGCCCAGCGCCAGGTTCACAACTCGTTCGGGCGCAGCCTGGGGAATATCTTCACCGTTCTTGCCGCCACCGATATAGAGAAACGCCGTGTCGCCGGCCGCCTTGTCCGGCTTGACGATCGACAGCCAGTGCTTCCAGACTGGGCGATCAACTTCGTCGGCCGAGCGCCAGGTTTGCGACGTCAGATCGATAATGTACGTCGTGTAGCCATCCCCCGGAATGCGGGCCGCCACCTTCCAGGCGAACGCGGGATCGGCCTTGGTCGTGTACCGGTCAAGCGCGGTTTCGGCCGCTGGGGTCGCTTCGGAAAGAACTACCATGACAATCGCCAGGGCCAAGCCCGTCACCTTCCGCGCTAAGCTGGTCGCCATGTTTTCCGCCTCCAGAGATTCTTGAGCTCGTTCCTCGGCAAAGTCGAGCGAG contains:
- a CDS encoding PhoPQ-activated pathogenicity-related family protein — its product is MATSLARKVTGLALAIVMVVLSEATPAAETALDRYTTKADPAFAWKVAARIPGDGYTTYIIDLTSQTWRSADEVDRPVWKHWLSIVKPDKAAGDTAFLYIGGGKNGEDIPQAAPERVVNLALGTNTVVAELGQVPNQPLFFADSKEAGRSEDDLIAYTRIKYINTHDETWLVRLAMVKSGIRAMDAVQQFLASDEGGKQKVEHFVVAGGSKRGWTTWLVGAMDNRVVAIIPLVIDALNSEVITRHHYEAYGFFSPALGDYVRHKVFPDKVGTPEYREVLQIEDPYNYRDRARLKIPKYLINASGDQFFLPDNSQFYYAELPEEKHLRYVPNAKHNLEGSDARESLEAFYQAILSKRPRPQFTWTKDKDGTLIVAAPETPQQVNLWQATNPDARDFRVDTIGKAWTSTPLPADKPGSYTGRVAKPAKGFTAFFVELVYPSGGRYPFKFTTEVSVVPDILPFKFEDAFKKK